Within Scomber scombrus chromosome 12, fScoSco1.1, whole genome shotgun sequence, the genomic segment ATAATGAAGCTACAATTGAATccatgtcattttttattacaaGCCCCGACTCTGCTGTAGCTGCACAGCGTGACTCTCAACAAACCAAAGACAAAAAATGCAATACTGTAAACCTTTCTAAATCTTTCTCAGAATAGCTCTGGAGCACAAACTCGCAGGTATGATCGCGCTCCGAGGCAGACCGTTTGGATGAAGCGACTAACAGAAACGCTCTGAAACCACAACACATCATGAGTCTCGTCCGCATGCTTCCCAGTTCATGAGGCAGTTCGTTGGAAGCAATCTGCATGACAGCTTTAATCTCCAGCCCCCAGCTTTCTGACAGTCATGACTGTGCTGACCTGCTTGGTCACGCTCCGACCACAAACAATGACACTTTATCAGATAGGCTGACGTTACATAACCACACGCAGGGATCACCTCTAAAAATAGTAGttgttgtttctctgtctcaGTTATTTGAGCAATAATTGTGTCTTGTACTTTAATTTTATTCTTTAGAAACAATTAagggatgaaccatctgtctttTAGTACATATGATGGTCTGTTTCCACTCCTCAGTTTCAGAGCATAGTGACTTACTGGACTGACACACCTCAACATATATTTTTAGTCAAACATCATGTGCGTTTTTTTACGTCCATACTCAGAATTATTAGAGCGGAATATGCCATTACGGAGATAACAAGACCTCAGGTCCTATGACAATTACTCATCGTCCATATGGGCTGCCATTCAAAcctccaccccacccccaccactaACAGCTGATGCAGCCCCTCATGCAGTAAACACACCACTGTACAGGATACAGACTGTATTTACATCAGATGGATGAAGcatttcctgtttgtctctTATGTATTCAACATTACTGCTGTAAAATGTGATTAACTCTCTTACAGATGATCATTTTCAAGGCTTTTAAAAAGCGTGTTGACAACAGTCTGATCATCTGACTACTTTATGTGGTTTGCCCTTATGAACTCTTGTAACACTGTGTCTATAGAACCCAATCATTGCAATAAAAtaagtcaataaaatgttattatcacCAATAGAAGCAATGGCCAAATAAGATCCAACAAAAATCAGATGCAGGtttcatacaaatacaaacacatcttCCCATTCACTTGTGACTGGTACTGTATCTGAACTGTAACTAACCATAATAATGAATAACAGATCAAAGATGAAAGATGCCCCAGTAATAGAGAACATCCCGCAACCGTCAAGCTCACAATCTGTGATGCTCACAAGCAGCATCTACAACAATAAAGCCTCTTATGATGAGTTATAATCGAGGAAATGGATATGATTTTATCACTGCCATTTCTTTaagatattaaatatgttacattttGAAGTTTTCTATAAATGCCTGAATGACCAGGCTCTTCAGTTGCTCAGAGAGCTGGTGGGTCAGAGTTAGGATTTCTAGCTCAGTAACAAGCTGGGAATTGTACGGTGCCCTTTCATAAATCCTTATTTAGACAGATGACTCTTTCTGTTCTGGGGATCAACATGAGGAAATTCTTATGCACAGAACTCAAAATGGATGATGACTGCGATCATTTTAGACTCGAATTGAAACCTCATGTAGTAATGAGTGATTTGGTGCTTGTTGTTCATTGCATCATTGTTTTGTGCTgttctgtttatttgtattttacagGCATTGCAAAGTAGTTAACTAGAAATGTTGTGGTATGTGGCATGAGTTTGTGCTATGTACTTTTCCTCAACACAAATAACcgttcaataaataaataaatctgaacCTTCTTGCAGACAAGGAGTGTCCAGCATCACCTGACATGTAAATTAGTCATGAATGCACAAAGGTGTCTTTACCCTAAAAGGCTGATCGGGGAtgaaaggaaagtaggaggtGGAGGCCTCCTCCACTGTCCACTTTCCAGAGATCCGGGCGCTGCGCAGGAACTGGCGGTCATTGAAGCGGGCGGTGAGCTTCAGGGCCACATCGTATGGTGGCTCATCCTTCTCCGAATCACGGCCACAGGTCAGGCTCACGTCAAAActgagggaggggagggtgggTGGGGGCCAGAGGTTTGAGGAGTCAGATGGGCAGCATGGGGTGGAAAAGGTGTAGCATATGAGGTCAATAGCTAATCTGGGATAAGTCAAATGCATAATTCTGCAGCCGCTGTGTAAGAGCAAACTAACTGCGTGTTAATTATGCATAATCCCTGCTGCTAGTTTTGGTTTACCTCCCCTCCCCTGCAGCTGTGCTGTTTGCACACACGCATCTTTGTGCTAGTGTGAGGAAATGATTATTACAGTGACTGCTGGTGATTATTATGGTGTTGCTGGGATGCAACGAAGGAAAACATTTGAGTATTTTGCACCGCGGAGCAACTAAGTCAGCCGGGGCATTCACATGAACTTTAGCTTGGATACTGAGCCAGCTGCAGCCACTGAACATGATGAGGTCATGGAGAGGTTTCTTCCAAGTTTGACACAAGTTTCCATGTAGGGTAAGGACACACCCAAACAAGTCTGTTTCACTGGGTCTTCTATTTTCTTtattcccccctttttttctccctgggTGCTGGGGGAACGCCCTGTCTCTGCATACTTAAAAAGCCACcattctctctgtttctctggcTGCCCACGCATTACTCAGAGTGTCCTGGAGTAGCTGTGCAAGTCTGACTCGccttaaaaacaaaagattatCTCCAAAATCATGTGGATGACATAACATAGACTGATTAGCAAGTTAAAGTTAGCCTCCAGATAAGGTGTGCATGCTTTATGAAGTCTTATCTTACCTGTCTGGCTCCAAGTCAATAATGCCCATCACTATGATCTTCTTTCCTGGCCGCATGCCGCCCCGGATGCGTCCGCTGAATGGCACCGTCTATGCAAAGCAGTGAATGTATTACGCACAGATCCCGGAGAGAGTATTAAAAAACTTAGGAGACTATTAAAGCATCTTTCATACCAGGAGACGTGATAAATCCTCCTTGTCAGGTGAGATGAGGCCGGGGTTCCCCAGCGAGTCGTTCAGCTGATCATCTTCCACATTCTTCAACACcagtgacaaaaaaacacatgcaaactgTCATTTATCAAACAGTCAGGTAGGATATAACCTGGCCTGGCTAAGGTGAAACACCCAGCATGAGGCTGCAGGCCTGTTGGAGAAGAAATACGCACGGTGTGGCCTCGACTGATCCCAACAATGACGAGGTGGCAGCAGACCTGTCATGTTGTTATCGGGGCTCCTACCGTGAGCCATGTGAGGTTATAAAATTCATTTATCACAGGCAGCATATTGGCCGCATCTTGCACTTGCGATATAAACGTGAATGCGTACATTAAGAGCACCGACTGAGCGGCCTAGGTGAGCTCACAACACCGATACATTTCACCGGGAACGTATTGGATTTCCCATTTCCTCCCGGATGAAAGAGGAGTCGCACGGCGCTCCGCATTTACAGTAAGCGCCACAAGGATAATTGGATACAACGTTGCGCTTAACCCACGGTCCACCATgcaaacacaataaacacaacaacCAGTACATCCAACCCCCCGCCCCGGTTCCCCTGCACCTCCAAAATACTCACTATTCCGTCCTTTTCTGCTGCCTGCACCGCCATCTTGAGCATAAATAGCATAGGATGCTTATTATCGGAGCAGAGGCAGCCCTGCCGGggcgtgtgtgtatgagtatgtgtgtgtgtgtgtgtgtgtgtgtgtgtgtgtgtgtgtgtctcagcgTCGTGGCACTGGCTCAGGAGGATATTCCTGTTCCTGCTCTTATTCCAGGGTCTCCACGTCTGAGCCGGCTTGGCACGCAGCGCAGTCACCTAGCAGGACATCCCTCCGCTCCCCTGACTGTCTGAAATGGGTGGATATTTGCTGACGTATGCTTTATAATAATTACAGACTAAAAGCTTAATCCCCGTCTGTTGGAGAAGGCTAATCAGACAGATTTTCCTCAACCCTTCACCCAATTAGGCAACGTGTTCTTTGGACTCTTTTTCGGTTTTATTTCCAGATTCTGCAGAACAAGCCCAGCAGATAACTTTGACTCAATAAGTGCTTTATTTCCTTTGAGTGTGATACCGTGTGGTGATTTGGCCTAATTGGCTAAAGCATGCACACTCAATATTTTTGAATGATTAAACAATACTGCACGCCTCTGAGGCGACATCTAGTTAAAAATAGCCCTGAATAGACCCGTTTCTGCCCAGTTGTGATCCTGGGCCTTAATTGCTTTTCAGTGCATGAACTGGACACTCACATTGTTCCCCTTTCATTGACCTTTGCACATGaacccccctccccttctgTCCTTTTCCCCTCTATCTGTCCATTCCTCTGCACACAACCCCCCTCCATACCTCTCTTTAACCAAGCTGGGTCCAGCTTTAATTGAATCTGATCCAGTCTGCCCCTCTGTGGGCTTTTAAAGACATTACAAGTTAAAGCACAACATTTCCAAGTCATTCCCAGCTCAGGATGTGGATGCACATAAAGTGATTATTTATATCACCCATTTAGCTCTTAAAACTGTCTGAGCCAGGTATCTTAAAGTCAT encodes:
- the LOC133991466 gene encoding galectin-related protein-like; its protein translation is MLFMLKMAVQAAEKDGINVEDDQLNDSLGNPGLISPDKEDLSRLLTVPFSGRIRGGMRPGKKIIVMGIIDLEPDSFDVSLTCGRDSEKDEPPYDVALKLTARFNDRQFLRSARISGKWTVEEASTSYFPFIPDQPFRIEIHCEHQRFRIFVDGHQLFDFYHKVKSLPSIDTVRIHGDLQITKLG